The genomic DNA ACCGTCGCGACCACGGCGCCGGGCTCCTCGGCCTCGTGCTCGCGAATCTCGAACTCGGCCTCGAGCATCTCCATCATGTCCTCGATGGGCGTGCCCAGCAGGACGAGGCGCAGCGAGTCGACCAGAAAATTCATCAGGTCCTCGTGATGGGCGAGGCGGCCGAGAATCTCGCTTTTCGTGGGATTTTCGACGTGCTTTTCCATCGCGAGCAGGCCCTCGGCGCGCACGAGCGAAGCGAGGTCGAAGATAACCTTGAGCACGTCGAGGAAGGTCTGCGCGTGGGACGTGGACTTGATCGCGGCCTTGAGCGACGCCCCGATGACTTTGAGCGTTCGCGTGGGGGTTCCGATCACCAGACCGCCCAGCGCGGCGCCGACAATGATGACGAATTCGGCGGGCTGGAACAACACGCCCATGGAGCCGTGGGCCATCATGTATCCGCCGATGACGCACGCGATCACAATGCCGATTCCGACGAAAATCGTCACACGTCCACCTCTTTAGCGGCTACGCCCATGTCCTTATCGGCGAAATGGGCAGAAGCCTTGAATGCGGCCCGAGGCTTGAGGCTTGGGGCGCCCGCCTTTCCAACGACCAAAAACCAAGAACCATCAACCCCTATTGCTTGAACGGATACTTCGTGAACGACACCCATCCGATCGTCATGACGCCCGCGGCCAGCACCGGCGCGGCGATGATGCCCCAGGGCCGATCGGCGGTCGCGCCGAGCCAGAGATTGAGCATGGGAACGATGGCGTACGCGAGCGCCGACGCGGGTTTGGAGATCAGGCCCTCCATGCCGTTGTACATGGCCTCGCGGCGATAGCCGGTCAGGCGCGCGTCCTCGTCAATGACGTCGGAGAGCAGCGGCCGCTGGAGAACGAAAATGACGCTGACCGGGAACGCGCACAGCGCGAGCGTGACGACGGCGTGCGCGAAACTGATCCACGACGGCGACATCGGCTTGCCGATCGCCGACGCAATCAGGTTGACGAACCAGCCGAAAAACGGCGCGTGGCGCACCATCGCGAACATCAGCATCGCGACGGTGAACCAGATCATGCCGAGCAGATAGATGCCCTTTTTTCCGCGATTCTCCGCGAGTTTCGACACCAGCGGGAACAGGAAACCGGCGCCCAGCACGATGACGCCCTGCAGGATGCCCGCGAGACCCTCGGACAAGCCCATGATGACGACGACCATGAAGGGCATCGACGCGAGCAGAATGTCCACGGTCATGCGGATCGCCGCGGAGCAGATGACGTACGGTTTGAAGCTGCTGTTTTTGAAGGTCTCGCGGATGCTCTCGGCGAAGTGGAAATCGACGACGACGCGGCTTTCCTTTTTCGTCTCGCGCACCAGCGTAATCGCCGCGTAGAACGACGCCGCGAAGATGAAGCCGATGATGATTCCCGAGACCTGGAACCCGTTGGCCAGGCGGATCGGCCCGATGCCGAGGCCCTCGCTGAAGGCGCTGATCATGAGACCAAGGCCAAGGCTCCCGATCACGGTGCCGGCGACGTCGCTGTACGCCATGAACTCGGAGACGACGATGCGCTCCTTCACCGACGGCGTGATCTCGGGCAGCAGCGCGAGATACGGGATGACGACGCCGGTGTAGAGGAACCAGAACGCGGTGTGCGAAGCGAGCAGCCACAGGCAGTTGGCGTTGAAATCCATGCCCGCGAGGCGGAACCACACCTCGCCCATGCCGTCGGGATTCGGTGGGAACCAGATGCCGATCGAAAAGAACGCGAGCAGCGGCGTGCCGATGACGATCCATGGAATGCGCCGTCCCCAGCGCGTCACCCATTTGTCCGACAGGTGCCCGACGATGGGTTCGGCGAGGGCTTCGAGGAAGCGCGGCAGAAATCCGCCCAGCGACATCGCCGCCGCGGACACGAGCATGATGGGCGCCGAGCCCTCGCCCGCGCTCGGGCGACCCGTGTAATAGTAGATCAGCCACGACGAAATCAGCGCCGGCGAGAGCGAGACGGACATCTGGCCGAGCGAATACGTCAGTTTTTGGGAAAAGTTCAGGTAGGACCGGTCCTCATCGCGTTCGGGCGTTTCGCCCGGGGCGGCGGCGTGATCCATGGAAACCTTCTGGTAAGGGCACGAGCGGTTCGAGGTTTCTTAGCACGCGCGCCGGGCGCGGACAATCGGCCCGACCTAGCAGCCGCAGCCGCCGGTTTCTCCCTCGTCAAAGTCCGATTCCGCACCATCGTCGGTCGGCGGGTCGTCGTCTTCGGGATGCCCGGAATCGTCGTCGTCGCCCTCCCCGTCCGAATCGACCGGAGTGCGCGCAAAGAATCCCGACGCGGTCCAACCCCACCCGGAATCGGTCTCGCCCACCAGAACCATCGAATAGAATCCGGGATGCGGCGGCGTCCAGGTGAGCACGCGGCCGACGATCGTCGCTCCGGGTAGGCCGAACACGGTCCACTCCACGCCGGCGGGAAGCTCCACGGTGTGTTCGCGCCCGGACGAAAGGCGATCGAAGAGGGCACCCGGCAAGGGCGGCGCGTGGAATTCGATGTCGGGAATTTCGGCGGAGACGAGTTTTTGCCGGATCGTCCAGGCCACCAGGAAACTCGTCTGATAGCGGTCGTGCAGAACGGCCTTTTTGAGCAACGCGTCCGCGAGGTCGAGTT from Deltaproteobacteria bacterium includes the following:
- the motA gene encoding flagellar motor stator protein MotA is translated as MTIFVGIGIVIACVIGGYMMAHGSMGVLFQPAEFVIIVGAALGGLVIGTPTRTLKVIGASLKAAIKSTSHAQTFLDVLKVIFDLASLVRAEGLLAMEKHVENPTKSEILGRLAHHEDLMNFLVDSLRLVLLGTPIEDMMEMLEAEFEIREHEAEEPGAVVATVADALPGLGIVAAVLGIIITMNSIGGDSASVGKHVAAALVGTFLGVLLAYGFVSPLASAIKHERHHALQLLRVAKAGVVGIARGGNPLMTCESARHDIPTHDRPSFNAMEEFLKGGKGK
- a CDS encoding MFS transporter — its product is MDHAAAPGETPERDEDRSYLNFSQKLTYSLGQMSVSLSPALISSWLIYYYTGRPSAGEGSAPIMLVSAAAMSLGGFLPRFLEALAEPIVGHLSDKWVTRWGRRIPWIVIGTPLLAFFSIGIWFPPNPDGMGEVWFRLAGMDFNANCLWLLASHTAFWFLYTGVVIPYLALLPEITPSVKERIVVSEFMAYSDVAGTVIGSLGLGLMISAFSEGLGIGPIRLANGFQVSGIIIGFIFAASFYAAITLVRETKKESRVVVDFHFAESIRETFKNSSFKPYVICSAAIRMTVDILLASMPFMVVVIMGLSEGLAGILQGVIVLGAGFLFPLVSKLAENRGKKGIYLLGMIWFTVAMLMFAMVRHAPFFGWFVNLIASAIGKPMSPSWISFAHAVVTLALCAFPVSVIFVLQRPLLSDVIDEDARLTGYRREAMYNGMEGLISKPASALAYAIVPMLNLWLGATADRPWGIIAAPVLAAGVMTIGWVSFTKYPFKQ